One region of Theileria equi strain WA chromosome 4 map unlocalized gcontig_1105316255039, whole genome shotgun sequence genomic DNA includes:
- a CDS encoding conserved hypothetical protein (encoded by transcript BEWA_053250A): protein MSTGKHGNFYIATQRLDTPSHPTKKRVSAIGGAKQPSIMRFTRSYFTDNQDSLAANAKKGHEEGASTPLQNEKLEKLITSFGKNFEFNRVMFNDDNVLNTLMVKLRSLSIDIKWDLTMENFTAACKYEVPLPSGKVLSGVTYAPNKKTAKKYAARIIVAELNPPTPEEISAITKWIVSIHKNLSGLKQIDIKKSYNGSEHVCKLVWEKDGSFYNAQGSGTTEKEAELYASQAMLLETYNLKNLEPNKHEQTPSQMQIDTTNELSKSDVGKINELRYSIGSRLKIDQKEKITVSGKIFDATLTWSWTGDDGKPITKVAYGQGLSKAVARANAGKNMLVEVGIIENVTPKETKVATEIRDMIKRNIKKAVEMASELIENSNSSAWRLFFPPLWEDIMKRQDKTLITPLINALKSGSCNDSELKQIEGVIPTDIWTTMLSKAIMLTDDDFVKHLFDSIKTLKLDPRYFYSLDAREYYQRFSLMITMELNAIVSSTLLMKKNYYQYSNKILNLRKTRIVLPHLAFNGPITPDYFASDPLREGNIVVVIPLDGNIITGKSWEQGFFATVTKAKVENRSIDLKMKFVNKLIYSDGDECFSSENYGVVDITQTISYNRMMGALLSLSHSIIPITSTRAYTYTYEIRDILLHKASYRTFEDTKLYSLPTPLSLTPSQTEACLSAVNNNITLIQGPPGTGKTHVACAIIDSWRRLHPQERILAVSDSNVAADTLIEALSACGIPALRIGSGSEYDLQEEGIKDLSRYQAYLYLKSKHKYKEANSLRTVLFMEAIKNNKIIIATCIGSGSDLLDNLQFSFVIVDECAQSIEPANLVSIGRGCKSLVLIGDHKQLRPTIISNTVARSGLSKSLLERLVDENVVPICLLNSQRRMHPTIAEFSNLHFYNGMLQNEDVDDINRPQIAGFKWPVAGYNLCFVDISTGTPYNNFETPYGTSKYNQVEVNCVISILRSFLAAGDIEERQIGILTPYDAQKNVLQNQVNLIQGINAKAISIDSVDGFQGKEKDLIIFSAVRSNLNKDIGFLRDPRRMNVMLTRARRGLIIIGDLFTLSNDFENWRQFLNWIYSRQLNIHISQLGNHLDPAFSVPVTHSEAHQLQATNYME from the exons ATGTCCACGGGAAAACATGGAAACTTTTATATTGCGACACAGCGGCTCGACACACCATCTCATCCAACAAAGAAGAGAGTTTCTGCCATTGGAGGAGCAAAACAGCCCAGCATCATGAGATTTACCAGGAGCTATTTTACAGACAACCAGGATTCCTTGGCAGCCAATGCCAAAAAGGGACATGAAGAAGGAGCATCTACGCCTTTACAGAATGAAAAGCTGGAGAAGCTAATAACGTCCTTTGGCAAGAATTTCGAGTTTAATCGCGTGATGTTTAACGATGACAATGTGCTGAATACACTCATGGTTAAGCTGAGATCTTTGAGTATCGATATTAAATGGGATCTCACAATGGAGAATTTTACAGCTGCCTGCAAGTACGAGGTCCCGTTGCCATCTGGCAAG GTACTATCTGGAGTAACTTATGCGCCAAATAAAAAAACCGCAAAGAAATATGCGGCTCGCATAATTGTTGCAGAACTGAATCCTCCAACACCAGAGGAAATCTCAGCCATCACAAAATGGATCGTTTCTATTCACAAAAACCTCTCAGGACTGAAACAGATAGACATTAAGAAGTCATATAATGGGAGTGAACATGTTTGTAAATTGGTCTGGGAAAAAGATGGTAGTTTTTATAATGCCCAGGGGTCTGGAACGACCGAAAAAGAGGCTGAACTCTATGCAAGTCAGGCCATGCTACTCGAAACCTACAACTTGAAGAATCTTGAACCGAATAAGCATGAACAAACACCATCGCAAATGCAGATTGATACAACAAATGAATTGAGCAAAAGTGATGTTGGAAAAATAAATGAACTACGGTATTCAATAGGTTCTAGATTAAAAATAGAtcaaaaagaaaaaataacTGTATCAGGGAAAATTTTTGATGCTACTTTAACTTGGTCATGGACAGGCGATGATGGAAAGCCCATTACCAAGGTTGCATATGGACAAGGGCTCAGCAAAGCTGTTGCTAGAGCGAATGCTGGCAAAAATATGCTTGTTGAAGTTGGTATTATTGAAAATGTTACAccaaaagaaacaaaagtGGCTACAGAAATTAGAGATATGATAAAACGCAACATTAAAAAGGCTGTGGAAATGGCATCTGAGCTAATTGAGAATTCAAATTCTAGTGCATGGAGGTTGTTTTTTCCACCACTCTGGGAGGATATTATGAAGAGACAAGACAAGACGTTGATTACTCCTTTAATTAATGCATTGAAGTCTGGATCTTGTAACGATTCTGAGCTTAAACAGATTGAAGGTGTAATTCCAACTGATATTTGGACAACTATGCTCTCCAAAGCGATAATGCTCACAGATGATGATTTCGTCAAACATCTATTTGATTCCATAAAGACTTTAAAACTAGATCCTCGGTATTTTTATTCCTTAGACGCTAGAGAATATTATCAGCGCTTTAGTTTAATGATAACAATGGAATTGAACGCAATCGTATCTAGTACATTACTGATGAAAAAAAACTACTACCAATATTCTAATAAAATCCTAAATTTACGTAAAACGAGGATAGTATTGCCACATTTGGCATTTAATGGTCCTATTACACCGGATTATTTTGCATCCGATCCACTTAGAGAGGGAAACATAGTGGTTGTAATTCCATTGGATGGTAACATAATAACAGGCAAATCATGGGAACAGGGTTTCTTTGCAACGGTAACAAAGGCCAAAGTAGAAAATAGGTCTATTGacttgaagatgaaatttGTTAATAAGTTGATATATTCTGATGGTGATGAGTGCTTTAGCAGCGAAAATTATGGAGTAGTGGACATAACTCAAACGATATCTTATAATCGCATGATGGGTGCTCTCTTGTCTTTATCCCACTCTATAATTCCGATTACCTCTACACGAGCGTATACTTATACCTACGAGATTCGTGACATTTTATTACACAAGGCAAGCTATCGAACATTTGAAGATACTAAATTATATTCTCTACCAACACCTCTTTCTTTGACGCCATCTCAAACCGAAGCTTGTCTTTCTGCAGTTAATAATAATATAACTCTTATTCAAGGTCCTCCAGGAACTGGTAAAACACATGTAGCATGTGCCATTATCGATTCTTGGAGAAGATTACATCCACAAGAACGTATTTTGGCGGTATCAGATTCAAATGTCGCAGCTGATACTCTTATTGAAGCTCTTTCAGCCTGTGGTATTCCCGCATTGCGTATTGGATCAGGTTCTGAGTATGATCTTCAGGAGGAAGGTATAAAGGATTTATCACGATACCAAGCATATCTATATCTTAAAAGCAAACATAAATACAAGGAAGCGAATTCGCTGAGAACTGTTTTGTTTATGGAAGCTATTAAGAACAACAAGATAATCATTGCAACGTGTATAGGATCTGGAAGTGATCTATTGGATAACCTCCAATTTTCATTTGTAATTGTGGATGAATGCGCACAGTCTATAG AACCTGCGAACTTGGTTTCGATTGGCAGGGGATGTAAATCCCTCGTTTTAATTGGTGATCATAAACAACTTCGACCTACAATCATTTCAAATACGGTCGCTAGATCTGGTCTAAGCAAATCTCTTTTGGAGCGTTTGGTTGATGAGAATGTGGTACCTATTTGTCTTTTAAATTCACAACGACGCATGCATCCAACAATTGCTGAATTCTCCAACCTTCATTTTTACAATGGTATGCTTCAAAATGAAGACGTGGATGATATCAACCGCCCACAAATAGCTGGATTTAAGTGGCCTGTTGCTGGATACAATTTGTGTTTTGTGGATATAAGTACGGGTACTCCATACAACAATTTTGAAACACCGTATGGGACATCTAAATACAACCAAGTTGAGGTAAATTGTGTAATCTCCATATTGAGGTCATTTTTGGCTGCTGGAGACATAGAAGAGAGACAAATTGGAATACTTACGCCATACGATGCCCAGAAAAATGTTCTGCAGAATCAAGTTAATCTCATTCAG GGTATAAATGCCAAAGCTATCAGCATTGACAGCGTGGATGGGTTTCAGGGAAAGGAAAAGGACCTTATTATCTTTAGCGCAGTGCGATCAAACTTGAACAAGGACATTGGATTCCTCAGAGACCCAAGACGCATGAACGTTATGCTTACCAGGGCTAGACGAGGTCTAATTATAATCGGGGACCTATTTACACTCTC GAATGATTTTGAGAACTGGAGACAGTTTCTCAACTGGATATACTCAAG GCAACTAAATATTCACATTTCGCAACTGGGAAATCACCTGGACCCCGCCTTCTCTGTACCGGTAACACACTCGGAGGCGCACCAGCTACAAGCTACAAACTATATGGAGTAG
- a CDS encoding conserved hypothetical protein (encoded by transcript BEWA_053260A), translating into MRSLNFKILNSTLNAQCARHFSGRARIRPRGTSNLTSTQQQQLEEKIRELQMMQMRNQQPAAKPGFLQVIKEGVLHGIGWSFAQRMVDSIFGPRTVQFFNPSSHDNFADNSSNNMTNTNDTSPFQDDGDQGWSWGADDFFEDE; encoded by the exons ATGAGATCCttaaattttaaaatcttgAACTCTACGCTTAATGCGCAGTGTGCGAGGCATTTTTCCGGCCGCGCTCGCATTAGGCCCAGAGGAACGAGCAACTTGACGAGTACGCAACAACAACAACTCGAGGAAAAGATACGCGAACTACAAATGATGCAAATGAGGAACCAACAGCCGGCGGCAAAGCCAGGGTTCTTGCAGGTCATAAAGGAGGGAGTCCTCCACGGTATCGGATGGTCGTTTGCGCAAAGAATGGTAGATTCCATTTTTGGCCCTAGAACAGTACAATTTTTCAATCCCTCGTCTCACGATAACTTTGCGGACAATTCATCAA ACAATATGACAAATACAAACGATACCAGCCCATTTCAAGATGACGGCGACCAAGGATGGAGTTGGGGTGCTGACGACTTTTTTGAAGACGAATAA
- a CDS encoding conserved hypothetical protein (encoded by transcript BEWA_053270A): protein MRSVVRVSSGSSLLKLLKYLSRCVCKPLPTGSSCVSERTSSTLKSGENKNRIGLYKIRVSNSNRILCGGHESFQSENKYGKPRLSFYLITKKTTFYVERKINLSEEVGKSLKVPFYRLDAITQRLISLISGKNIEKLVYNDAIDLFFCLYNYFGVQIYNVFDIGYFYSLHSFTNNLRIEAQNHRQIIAKYLSTYGPKAYLNPASFRRNKSDIDSFVHILDKYDLENIALLHRIGNWLYNNVSIVNSASLNLKFESIYRELLTRYPRTYLLKSKSQLEPSAMNYKSFRDRLFSNIVESERGYTVTCLDDATFFNSILKYRKENRKQIILYMNSYIINQHSNTINPVYGLVSEEHFKQFIDKRVGDVVACSHTRYFIYFAQFVSGKSAISSF, encoded by the coding sequence ATGAGATCAGTCGTGAGGGTTTCCTCGGGCTCCAGTTTGCTGAAGCTGCTTAAATACCTGAGTAGATGTGTATGCAAGCCTTTGCCGACTGGATCGTCTTGTGTCTCTGAAAGGACATCTTCTACCTTGAAAAGTGGAGAAAATAAGAATAGGATAGGTTTATACAAGATTAGAGTGTCGAATAGCAACAGAATCCTATGCGGAGGTCACGAGTCCTTTCAAAGTGAGAATAAATACGGAAAACCCAGACTTTCATTCTATTTAATCACTAAAAAGACTACATTCTATGTTGAAAGGAAGATAAATCTATCAGAGGAAGTCGGCAAGAGCCTCAAAGTGCCATTTTATAGGCTGGACGCGATTACACAGAGACTTATTTCGCTAATTTCTGGCAAGAATATCGAAAAGTTGGTATACAATGACGCAATAGACCTGTTCTTTTGCCTGTACAACTATTTTGGAGTTCAGATTTACAACGTTTTTGATATCGGTTACTTTTATTCTTTGCACAGCTTCACGAACAATTTGAGGATTGAGGCTCAAAACCACCGCCAAATAATCGCAAAGTACTTGTCAACCTATGGACCGAAAGCGTACTTGAATCCTGCATCATTCCGTAGGAACAAGTCTGACATTGACAGTTTTGTGCACATTTTAGACAAATACGATCTTGAAAATATAGCGCTTTTGCACAGAATAGGAAACTGGCTGTATAACAATGTGAGTATTGTTAATTCAGCCAGTctgaatttaaaatttgaaaGCATTTACAGGGAGCTGTTGACCAGATACCCGAGGACATATCTTTTAAAATCCAAGTCTCAGCTGGAACCGAGTGCTATGAATTATAAATCATTCAGAGACAGACTCTTTTCCAATATTGTAGAGTCAGAACGAGGGTATACTGTTACCTGTTTGGACGATGCCACCTTTTTCAACAGCATCCTAAAGTATCGCAAGGAGAATAGAAAGCAGATAATTCTCTATATGAACTCGTACATTATAAATCAGCATTCCAACACTATTAACCCCGTATATGGTTTGGTGAGTGAAGAACACTTTAAACAGTTTATCGATAAGAGAGTTGGCGATGTGGTTGCATGTTCACATACAAGGTATTTTATTTACTTTGCACAATTCGTCTCAGGAAAGAGTGCGATTTCGAGTTTTTAA